A single genomic interval of uncultured Desulfobacter sp. harbors:
- the thiS gene encoding sulfur carrier protein ThiS: MNIFVNGNEEHIEPCTLAQLIACKKLDAGALVIELNQQIIKQEFWPTTELQDGDRLEMLSFVGGG; this comes from the coding sequence ATGAATATTTTTGTCAATGGAAACGAGGAACATATAGAGCCCTGCACTTTGGCACAGCTGATCGCCTGTAAAAAGCTCGATGCAGGGGCGTTGGTTATTGAACTTAACCAGCAAATCATCAAACAGGAATTTTGGCCGACAACGGAACTCCAGGACGGAGATCGCCTGGAGATGCTTAGTTTTGTCGGAGGAGGCTGA
- the dapF gene encoding diaminopimelate epimerase, whose amino-acid sequence MHIDFWKMHGLGNDFIMLDDRDKTIAGHIDYSDLAVRLCHRRFGIGADGIILARPSDTHDIRFVIMNSDGSEPEMCGNGIRCFAKYLYEKNILVKDEMTVQTLAGTVVPRIEKTQNGQVISVCVDMGVPKLVPEQIPFVHDGDRALGVPIETEQGIMSVSCVSMGNPHAVIFVEDLSSVDIEAIGPLVENHPRFPEKTNVEFIEVLSETALKMRVWERGAGVTLACGTGACAAVAAAHLTARVGRQVRVHLDGGDLDIFWDKSCGHIFKTGPAQTVFKGTVEI is encoded by the coding sequence ATGCATATAGATTTTTGGAAAATGCATGGTCTCGGCAATGATTTTATCATGCTGGATGACCGGGATAAAACCATTGCCGGGCATATCGACTATTCGGATCTGGCGGTGCGTCTGTGCCACCGGCGGTTTGGCATTGGTGCCGACGGCATTATCCTGGCCCGGCCTTCTGACACCCATGACATCCGGTTTGTTATTATGAATTCCGATGGGTCTGAACCTGAGATGTGCGGCAACGGCATACGTTGTTTTGCTAAATATCTGTACGAGAAGAATATTCTTGTTAAAGATGAAATGACGGTTCAGACCCTGGCCGGAACCGTGGTGCCCCGAATTGAAAAAACGCAAAACGGACAGGTGATATCCGTATGCGTGGATATGGGTGTGCCCAAGCTTGTTCCCGAACAGATTCCTTTTGTCCATGATGGGGATAGGGCCCTTGGGGTACCCATTGAAACTGAGCAAGGCATAATGTCCGTTTCCTGTGTCTCCATGGGGAACCCCCATGCCGTGATTTTTGTGGAAGACCTGTCCAGTGTGGACATTGAAGCCATCGGCCCTTTAGTGGAAAATCATCCTCGTTTTCCTGAAAAAACCAATGTGGAGTTCATTGAAGTCCTTTCTGAAACGGCATTAAAAATGCGGGTGTGGGAACGCGGGGCCGGGGTAACCCTTGCCTGCGGCACCGGGGCCTGTGCTGCGGTTGCAGCAGCCCATCTGACGGCGCGGGTCGGGCGACAGGTGCGTGTTCATCTGGACGGCGGAGATTTGGATATTTTTTGGGATAAATCCTGTGGTCATATTTTTAAAACCGGGCCTGCCCAAACCGTTTTTAAAGGAACGGTTGAAATTTAG
- a CDS encoding HRDC domain-containing protein — MVYQFVTTDKDLAHVCLKLEPCEIIGVDLEADSMHCFSEKICLIQIAGPNQAWLVDPFLINDFSPFSQILANPEIIKVFHGSDFDVRSLDRELSVEIENLFDTEIACRFLNIKARGLGALLKSFFDIDVDKKYQKVDWSKRPLKDEMIAYSVGDVATLVELHDLLKERLEKIGRLAWAEEEFNLQARVKYESNHLRPLFKKFKGAGKLDNRSLAVLEHLLEVRLSQAEKKDLPPFKIMSNQSIMTMVQHRPTSVEAILKYRALSPKQVGMYGQLCVKAIETALALPHRELPSYPRTRVPRKTPQVLGRIDALKKMRESASRALAMEPGFLINNNMIAAVAANKPSSHEDLLQISGMRNWQVDALGDRIMDTLSRVQ, encoded by the coding sequence TTGGTTTATCAGTTTGTAACAACGGACAAAGACCTGGCACACGTATGCTTGAAACTTGAACCCTGTGAGATAATCGGCGTGGATCTGGAGGCCGATTCCATGCACTGTTTTTCAGAAAAGATATGCCTGATCCAGATTGCAGGCCCAAACCAGGCCTGGCTGGTGGATCCTTTTTTGATCAATGATTTTTCACCCTTTTCTCAAATCCTTGCAAACCCGGAGATTATCAAGGTGTTCCATGGGTCGGACTTTGATGTCAGAAGCCTTGACCGGGAATTGTCCGTTGAAATTGAGAACCTGTTCGACACCGAGATTGCCTGTCGTTTCTTAAATATTAAGGCCCGGGGTCTGGGCGCATTGTTGAAATCCTTTTTTGATATTGATGTGGATAAAAAGTACCAGAAGGTGGACTGGTCAAAACGCCCTTTGAAAGATGAGATGATTGCCTACAGTGTGGGTGATGTGGCAACGCTTGTGGAACTGCATGACCTTCTAAAGGAGCGTCTTGAAAAGATCGGACGCCTGGCCTGGGCCGAAGAGGAGTTTAATTTGCAGGCCAGGGTAAAATACGAGAGCAATCATTTAAGGCCCTTGTTTAAAAAGTTCAAAGGCGCCGGCAAACTTGACAACCGGAGCCTTGCCGTGCTGGAGCATCTGCTGGAAGTCCGTCTTTCTCAGGCGGAGAAAAAGGATCTGCCACCCTTTAAAATAATGTCCAACCAGTCCATCATGACTATGGTTCAGCACAGGCCTACAAGTGTTGAGGCGATATTGAAATATCGGGCATTAAGTCCCAAGCAGGTAGGCATGTACGGGCAGTTGTGCGTCAAGGCTATTGAAACCGCCCTTGCCTTACCCCACCGGGAACTGCCCTCTTATCCCAGAACCCGGGTGCCCCGAAAAACGCCCCAGGTTCTTGGTCGTATTGATGCATTAAAGAAAATGCGTGAATCAGCATCCCGGGCCCTGGCCATGGAGCCTGGATTTTTAATAAATAACAATATGATTGCTGCTGTGGCAGCGAATAAACCATCAAGCCATGAAGACTTGTTGCAGATTTCGGGCATGCGAAACTGGCAGGTCGATGCGCTTGGGGATCGAATTATGGATACCTTGTCCCGGGTGCAATGA
- a CDS encoding thiazole synthase has protein sequence MNDDILLLGGKEFSNRLLTGTGKFGNHGQIPKMLAASGSQMITVALRRVDISAQSENILEYIPKNVTLLPNTSGARTAEQAVRVARIAREAGCGDFIKIEVITDMKYLMPDNWETLKATEILAKEGFQVLPYVLPDLPLAKRLEDAGAAAVMPLGAPIGTNRGLETKPLIAMLIENASVPIVVDAGIGKPSQAAAAMEMGADAVLVNTAIATARDPEAMGRAFDLAVKAGRTAYLAEMAEASTFARASSPLTGFLDE, from the coding sequence ATGAACGACGATATACTTTTATTAGGTGGGAAAGAATTCAGTAACCGGTTACTGACCGGTACCGGAAAATTTGGCAACCATGGACAAATCCCCAAGATGCTGGCGGCCAGTGGTTCACAGATGATCACTGTTGCCCTGCGTCGTGTCGACATCTCGGCTCAGTCTGAAAATATTCTTGAATACATTCCCAAGAATGTGACCCTGCTGCCGAATACCTCCGGTGCCCGCACTGCAGAACAGGCTGTACGCGTTGCCCGTATTGCCCGGGAAGCCGGTTGTGGTGATTTTATCAAAATCGAAGTCATCACCGATATGAAATATTTGATGCCGGACAACTGGGAAACCTTGAAGGCAACGGAGATTCTGGCCAAAGAAGGGTTTCAGGTGCTGCCCTATGTTTTGCCGGACCTGCCGCTGGCCAAACGCCTGGAAGATGCCGGTGCGGCAGCGGTCATGCCTCTAGGCGCACCAATCGGAACCAACCGGGGGCTGGAGACCAAACCGCTGATTGCCATGTTAATTGAAAACGCTTCCGTGCCCATTGTTGTTGATGCGGGAATCGGCAAACCTTCCCAGGCGGCGGCTGCAATGGAAATGGGCGCAGATGCGGTTTTGGTGAATACCGCCATTGCCACGGCCCGGGATCCGGAAGCCATGGGACGCGCCTTTGATCTCGCGGTCAAAGCGGGACGGACTGCCTACCTGGCTGAAATGGCCGAGGCGTCGACCTTTGCCCGAGCCTCTTCTCCGCTCACCGGATTTCTTGACGAATAA